Proteins from a genomic interval of Ictalurus furcatus strain D&B chromosome 2, Billie_1.0, whole genome shotgun sequence:
- the otop2 gene encoding proton channel OTOP2, whose product MHFSTLKLLELQELSRYVHGLSFEAGMMSTKEEPELQESQIATIHHAGMHNALGTRSASIALSSTGSWRDASRNWGWLLSGAVLLNVLMLGCALVGGSVFNAQHITSVHLQLYLVVLILSTTVWMVFYKAYTCREDEAVLYKDVHAGPVWLRGGLVLFGICSLIMDVFKTAFYVGLVHCDSPVKIIFPVVQAMFVLVQTYFLWLHAKDCVQVQRNITRSGLMLTLATNLMIWMTAVTEESLHKTVYTNDTGNHGSRSVLLRASSPNGNSSCTCSITACGIFEDAYYYLYPFNIEYSLFASAMAYVMWKNVGRLLDDHGHHEHRFRMRDVLIGPACGLLVLVAGLTIFVVYEVDASSDEKEKKDTALIMYYVANTITVVMMSVAAAGGCALYRLEQREHAVGKNPTRSLDVGLLLGASVGQLTISYFTIVAVLAIGVGGLVNALNLAWSVLTVIELCVQNVFIIEGLRREPHQDTRRASIFSNLLALQAHDECRRSSNVLTPRGSIAIAVHKPLPWKRKLLKEISSFLLLSNIILWIMPAFGARPQFDNPLGEDFYQSSMWGAVVNIGLPFGIFYRMHSVASLFEVFLTS is encoded by the exons ATGCACTTCAGCACCCTAAAGCTGCTCGAGCTGCAGGAACTGAGCAGGTACGTCCACGGCTTATCTTTTGAGGCAGGTATGATGAGCACCAAAGAGGAGCCAGAACTTCAGGAGAGCCAGATCGCCACGATACATCATGCAGGGATGCACAACGCGTTGGGGACGCGCTCGGCCAGCATCGCCCTGTCTTCCACCGGCTCCTGGCGAGACGCGTCGCGCAACTGGGGCTGGCTGCTGTCCGGGGCCGTGCTCCTCAACGTGCTCATGCTCGGATGCGCGCTCGTGGGCGGCAGCGTGTTTAACGCGCAACACATAACCAGCGTGCACCTGCAGCTCTACCTCGTGGTGCTGATCCTCTCCACTACCGTCTGGATGGTCTTCTACAAGGCGTACACGTGCCGCGAGGACGAGGCTGTGCTCTACAAGGATGTGCACGCCGGGCCCGTGTGGCTCAGAG GTGGCCTGGTGCTGTTCGGTATCTGCAGCTTAATCATGGACGTTTTTAAGACCGCCTTCTATGTGGGTCTTGTGCACTGTGACTCACCTGTGAAAATCATCTTCCCTGTTGTGCAAgccatgtttgttttggtgCAG ACTTACTTTCTCTGGCTCCATGCCAAGGATTGTGTGCAAGTGCAGAGAAACATAACTCG CTCTGGGCTAATGCTCACCTTGGCCACAAACCTGATGATATGGATGACAGCAGTGACAGAAGAGTCTCTCCATAAAACAGTGTATACCAATGATACCGGTAACCATGGTTCCCGTAGTGTCTTACTTAgag CTAGCTCGCCTAACGGTAACAGCAGTTGCACGTGCAGTATCACGGCATGCGGCATCTTTGAAGATGCCTACTATTACCTCTATCCGTTCAACATTGAGTACAGCCTGTTTGCCTCAGCCATGGCTTATGTGATGTGGAAAAACGTGGGCCGGCTGCTGGATGACCACGGGCATCATGAGCACCGCTTCCGCATGCGTGATGTGCTGATTGGCCCAGCCTGTGGCCTCCTGGTGTTGGTGGCTGGCCTGACCATATTTGTAGTGTATGAGGTGGATGCATCATCTGacgagaaggagaagaaggacaCGGCCCTCATCATGTACTATGTGGCCAACACAATCACAGTGGTCATGATGTCTGTGGCAGCAGCAGGCGGCTGTGCTCTGTACCGGCTGGAGCAGCGTGAGCACGCAGTGGGCAAGAACCCAACACGCAGCCTGGATGTGGGGCTGTTACTGGGAGCCTCTGTAGGCCAGCTCACCATCTCCTACTTCACCATTGTGGCCGTGTTGGCGATTGGTGTGGGCGGCCTAGTCAACGCCCTCAACCTGGCCTGGAGTGTGCTAACTGTAATCGAGCTTTGTGTACAGAATGTGTTCATTATTGAAGGCTTGCGGCGGGAACCACACCAGGACACACGCCGTGCCAGCATCTTCTCCAATCTGCTCGCCTTGCAAGCACACGATGAGTGCCGGAGGTCCAGTAACGTGCTCACGCCTCGTGGCTCTATTGCCATCGCGGTCCACAAGCCCCTGCCCTGGAAGAGGAAGCTTCTCAAGGAGATCTCGTCATTCCTGTTGCTTTCCAACATCATT CTTTGGATCATGCCTGCCTTCGGAGCACGCCCACAGTTTGACAACCCCCTTGGAGAGGATTTCTACCAGTCTAGCATGTGGGGGGCTGTGGTTAACATTGGACTGCCTTTTGGGATCTTTTACAGAATGCACTCAGTAGCCAGTCTTTTTGAGGTGTTCCTTACCTCTTGA